In a genomic window of Myotis daubentonii chromosome 18, mMyoDau2.1, whole genome shotgun sequence:
- the LOC132220527 gene encoding pepsin B yields the protein MKILVLVLVCLHLSEGVERIILKKGKSIRQTMEEKGVLEKFLQNHREEDPAAKYHFSNDAVAYEPITNYLDAFYFGEISIGTPPQNFLVLFDTGSSNLWVPSTYCQSQACSNHNRFNPSLSSTFRNNGQTYTLSYGSGSLSVVLGYDTVTVQNIVVNNQEFGLSENEPNDPFYYSDFDGILGMAYPNMAVGSAPTVMQGMLQQGQLTLPIFSFYFSRQPTHQYGGELILGGVDQRLYSGQIVWAPVTQELYWQIAIQEFAIGDQATGWCSQGCQAIVDTGTFLLAVPQQYMGSFLQATGAQQAQNGDFVVACNSVESLPTITFIISGSQFPLPPSAYVLNNNGYCRLGIEATYLPSPNGQPLWILGDVFLKEYYSVYDMANNRVGFAFAA from the exons ATGAAGATCCTGGTCTTGGTCTTGGTTTGCCTACACCTCTCAGAGGGTGTGGAAAG AATCATTCTTAAAAAAGGCAAGTCCATCCGCCAGACAATGGAGGAGAAGGGCGTCCTAGAGAAGTTCCTACAGAACCACCGAGAGGAGGACCCAGCTGCCAAGTATCATTTCAGCAACGATGCTGTTGCCTACGAGCCCATCACTAACTACTTGGAT GCTTTCTATTTTGGGGAGATAAGTATTGGGACGCCACCCCAAAATTTCCTGGTCCTCTTCGACACGGGCTCTTCCAATCTGTGGGTGCCCTCCACCTATTGCCAGAGCCAGGCCTGCT CCAATCACAACAGGTTCAACCCCAGCCTGTCCTCCACCTTCAGAAACAATGGGCAAACGTACACACTGTCCTACGGGAGTGGCAGCCTGAGTGTGGTCCTGGGATATGACACTGTGACT GTTCAGAACATCGTCGTCAATAACCAGGAGTTCGGCCTGAGCGAGAATGAGCCCAACGACCCCTTCTACTACTCAGACTTCGATGGGATCCTGGGGATGGCCTACCCCAACATGGCGGTGGGCAGTGCCCCCACAGTCATGCAGGGGATGCTGCAGCAGGGCCAGCTCACCCTGCCCATCTTCAGCTTCTACTTCTCTCG CCAACCAACCCATCAGTACGGTGGAGAGCTCATCCTGGGCGGCGTGGACCAGCGGCTTTATTCCGGCCAGATCGTCTGGGCCCCTGTCACCCAGGAACTGTACTGGCAGATTGCCATTCAGGA GTTTGCCATCGGTGACCAGGCCACTGGCTGGTGCTCCCAGGGCTGCCAGGCCATCGTAGATACAGGCACTTTCCTGCTGGCGGTTCCCCAGCAGTACATGGGCTCCTTCCTGCAAGCAACAGGAGCCCAGCAGGCTCAGAACGGCGAT TTTGTGGTCGCCTGCAACTCCGTGGAGAGCTTGCCCACCATCACCTTCATCATCAGCGGGTCCCagttccctctgcctccctccgccTATGTCCTCAAC AACAACGGCTACTGCAggctggggatcgaggccacttACCTGCCCTCCCCCAACGGGCAGCCGCTGTGGATCCTGGGGGACGTCTTCCTCAAGGAGTACTACTCGGTCTACGACATGGCTAACAACAGGGTGGGCTTTGCCTTCGCCGCCTAG
- the CIMAP3 gene encoding ciliary microtubule-associated protein 3 — protein MGFTRGGPVVQHPFGTGEEKKIFPYFHPHTLLGNKFLPLRGAPHRGPGCYTTDTRYDWVHNLSKIPTSKKGYTLGARTAMRFKPNKDLTPHPGTYQTINLQEGKRKQSFAPFNVMLPRFITHSKDMSYPGPDMYNPQIKPPAKVTWPMKFGSPDWAQIPCLQKRTLKAELPSDRDFKRHRNRMAYLSLFYGSEAGSSSTCSS, from the exons ATGGGCTTCACCAGAGGCG GACCTGTGGTTCAGCACCCCTTCGGAACCGGAGAAGAGAAGAAGATCTTTCCTTACTTCCATCCGCACACCCTTTTGGGAAACAAGTTTCTCCCCCTTAGGGGAGCACCCCACAGAGGGCCTGGATGTTACACAACAGATACT AGGTATGACTGGGTACACAACCTCTCCAAAATCCCGACCAGTAAAAAAGGATATACTTTGGGAGCCAGAACAGCCATGAGGTTTAAGCCGAATAAG GATCTGACACCTCACCCAGGCACGTACCAGACAATAAATCTTCAGGAGGGAAAACGAAAACAAAGTTTTGCTCCATTTAATGTCATGTTGCCTCGATTTATAACTCACTCAAAGGACATGAGTTATCCTGG CCCTGACATGTACAACCCGCAGATAAAGCCACCCGCAAAAGTCACCTGGCCAATGAAATTTGGATCTCCAGACTGGGCTCAGATTCCATGTCTGCAGAAAAGGACCCTAAAAGCTGAG CTGCCCAGCGACAGGGACTTCAAAAGACATCGGAACCGTATGGCCTACTTGAGCCTGTTTTACGGTTCAGAAGCTGGGTCTTCCTCCACATGCTCCTCCTGA
- the OVGP1 gene encoding oviduct-specific glycoprotein translates to MDLGRLLLWVVAWPLRLCPRCSVEAEPPPLPRSLSTNVCSPLPGAAHRLVCYFTNWAHSRPGPASVLPSDLDPFLCTHLVFAFASMNDNQMVAKDLQDEDSLYPEFSKLKERNPELKTLLSIGGWNFGTSRFTTMLSRPTTREKFISSAISLLRTHNFDGLDLCFLYPGLRGSPMYDRWNFLFLIQELLLAFQQEAQRTMCPRLLLSAAVSGDPQIIQTAYNVPQLGRLLDFINVLTFDVHGSWEEFTGHNSPLFSQQGDPRSVAYAMDYWRKLGAPSEKLLVGFPTYGRTFHLLKDSEHWLQAEAVGPASPGKYTRQPGFLAYYEICSFLQGAKKCWIEHQRVPYAYKGEEWVGYDDAISFRHKASFIKKEHYGGAMVWTLDLDDVRGAFCGTGPFPLVSVLKNLLLQAESSSTLSPKFWSSSAMNSSSTGPGGLTVTKALPTVSGILLSGGEGVATETQRKTENMTTIPRGGIVTPTRGAASFGKHTVVLQGKTETPGEKAMTPVTPEQMTMTSGHLETETSGVKNMVRRRKTVAPAKMIIPSGKMTVTPDGKTKTLRGEPLTSEVDTDP, encoded by the exons ATGGACCTGGGGAGACTGCTGCTGTGGGTCG TGGCCTGGCCTCTCAGGCTGTGTCCACGCTGCTCTGTGGAAGCtgagccccctcctctccctcggTCTCTGTCGACTAATGtatgctctcccctgccaggcgCTGCCCACAGACTGGTGTGTTATTTCACCAACTGGGCACACAGTCGACCCGGCCCTGCCTCGGTCTTGCCCAGTGACCTGGACCCCTTTCTCTGCACCCACCTGGTATTTGCCTTCGCCTCAATGAATGACAACCAGATGGTGGCTAAGGACCTCCAGGATGAGGACAGCCTCTACCCGGAGTTCAGCAAGCTCAAGGAGAG GAACCCGGAGCTGAAAACCCTACTGTCCATCGGCGGCTGGAACTTTGGCACATCCAG GTTCACCACTATGCTGTCCAGACCCACCACCCGGGAAAAGTTCATCAGTTCGGCCATCTCCCTCCTGAGGACGCACAACTTCGATGGTCTGGACCTCTGCTTCTTGTACCCTGGGCTGAGAGGCAGCCCCATGTATGACCGGTGGAATTTCCTCTTCCTAATTCAA GAGCTGCTGCTCGCCTTCCAGCAGGAGGCCCAGCGCACCATGTGTCCAAGGCTGCTGCTCTCGGCTGCCGTCTCTGGGGACCCGCAAATCATCCAAACGGCTTACAATGTGCCCCAGCTAGGAAG GCTCCTGGATTTCATCAACGTCTTGACTTTCGACGTACATGGGAGCTGGGAAGAGTTCACAGGGCACAACAGCCCCCTGTTCTCTCAGCAAGGAGACCCCAGATCTGTG GCCTATGCCATGGATTACTGGCGGAAGCTGGGGGCCCCCTCCGAGAAGCTCCTCGTGGGGTTCCCCACCTATGGGCGGACGTTTCACCTCCTCAAGGACTCTGAGCATTGGTTGCAGGCAGAAGCTGTGGGACCTGCATCTCCAGGGAAGTAcaccaggcagcctggcttcttGGCTTACTATGAG ATTTGCTCCTTTCTCCAGGGAGCGAAGAAGTGCTGGATTGAACATCAGCGTGTCCCTTATGCCTACAAGGGGGAGGAGTGGGTCGGCTATGATGACGCCATCAGCTTCAGACACAAG GCATCGTTCATAAAGAAAGAGCACTATGGGGGGGCCATGGTATGGACGTTGGACCTGGACGATGTCAGGGGCGCTTTCTGTGGCACTGGCCCTTTCCCCCTTGTCTCTGTGTTAAAGAACCTCCTGTTGCAGGCTG AGTCCAGTTCAACTCTTTCACCAAAATTTTGGTCCTCCTCTGCTATGAATTCTTCAAGCACTGGCCCTGGAGGGCTGACTGTGACCAAGGCACTGCCCACTGTTTCGGGGATTTTGCTCTcaggaggagagggtgtggccactgagacccagagaaagaCTGAAAATATGACCACAATCCCCAGAGGTGGGATTGTGACCCCTACAAGGGGAGCTGCATCCTTTGGAAAGCACACTGTAGTTCTACAAGGGAAGACTGAGACTCCTGGGGAAAAGGCCATGACCCCTGTGACCCCTGAACAGATGACTATGACCTCTGGGCACCTTGAGACTGAAACCTCTGGAGTGAAGAACATGGTCCGTAGAAGGAAGACTGTAGCACCTGCAAAGATGATTATCCCTTCGGGAAAGATGACAGTCACCCCCGATGGGAAGACTAAGACTCTAAGAGGAGAGCCTTTGACATCGGAGGTGGACACAGACCCCTGA